The following coding sequences lie in one Sinorhizobium fredii USDA 257 genomic window:
- a CDS encoding F0F1 ATP synthase subunit delta, with protein sequence MPVADTSQLISGVAERYASSLFELALEAGSVEAVGADLDRVQALIDGSDDLKRLVVSPVFSAEDQFKAISALVEKFGFSGLVGNFLKVVARNRRLFALPGSIRAFRLIAARHRGEITADVTSAHALTAAQETELKATLKGVTGKDVAVNVTVDPSILGGLIVKVGSRQIDTSLRTKLSTLKLALKEVG encoded by the coding sequence GTGCCCGTGGCCGACACATCCCAGCTTATTTCCGGTGTTGCAGAAAGATATGCGTCCTCGCTCTTCGAACTCGCCCTGGAGGCTGGTTCGGTCGAGGCGGTCGGTGCCGATCTCGATCGCGTCCAGGCGCTGATTGACGGCAGCGACGACCTGAAGCGCCTGGTCGTGAGCCCGGTCTTTTCTGCCGAGGATCAGTTCAAGGCCATTTCGGCACTCGTCGAGAAGTTTGGCTTCTCCGGGCTCGTCGGCAATTTCCTCAAGGTGGTGGCGCGCAATCGCCGCCTCTTCGCGCTGCCAGGCAGCATCAGGGCGTTCCGCCTGATTGCCGCACGCCACCGTGGCGAAATCACCGCCGACGTCACGTCGGCGCATGCGCTGACAGCGGCGCAGGAAACCGAATTGAAGGCGACGCTCAAGGGCGTTACCGGCAAAGACGTGGCGGTCAACGTCACCGTCGACCCGTCTATTCTTGGAGGTCTGATCGTCAAGGTCGGGTCCCGCCAGATTGACACCTCCCTTCGCACCAAACTCTCTACCCTTAAGCTTGCACTGAAAGAGGTCGGCTGA
- the atpA gene encoding F0F1 ATP synthase subunit alpha: protein MDIRAAEISAILKDQIKNFGQEAEVSEVGQVLSVGDGIARVYGLDNVQAGEMVEFPGGIRGMALNLEADNVGVVIFGSDRDIKEGDTVKRTGAIVDVPVGPELLGRVVDALGNPIDGKGPINAKQRARVDVKAPGIIPRKSVHEPMSTGLKAIDALIPVGRGQRELVIGDRQTGKTAIILDTILNQKAIHDNGPEGDKLYCVYVAIGQKRSTVAQFVKVLEERGALQYSIIVAATASDPAPMQYLAPFAGCTMGEYFRDNGKHALIGYDDLSKQAVAYRQMSLLLRRPPGREAYPGDVFYLHSRLLERAAKLNDDNGAGSLTALPVIETQGNDVSAFIPTNVISITDGQIFLETDLFYQGIRPAVNVGLSVSRVGSAAQIKAMKQVAGSIKGELAQYREMAAFAQFGSDLDAATQRLLNRGARLTELLKQPQFSPLKTEEQVAVIFAGVNGYLDKLPVNQVSKFEQGLLSYLRSEGKDLLEAIRKEKAISDDVKGKLKAAIDSFAKSFA from the coding sequence ATGGATATCCGCGCCGCGGAAATTTCCGCAATTCTTAAAGATCAGATCAAAAATTTCGGCCAGGAAGCAGAAGTCTCCGAGGTCGGCCAGGTGCTCTCCGTCGGTGACGGCATCGCCCGCGTCTATGGCCTCGACAATGTTCAGGCAGGCGAGATGGTCGAATTCCCCGGTGGAATTCGCGGCATGGCGCTGAACCTCGAAGCCGACAATGTCGGTGTCGTTATCTTCGGCTCCGACCGCGATATCAAGGAAGGCGACACGGTCAAGCGGACCGGTGCCATCGTGGACGTTCCGGTCGGTCCGGAACTGCTCGGCCGCGTCGTCGACGCGCTCGGCAACCCGATCGATGGCAAGGGCCCGATCAACGCCAAGCAGCGCGCCCGCGTCGACGTCAAGGCGCCCGGCATCATTCCGCGCAAGTCGGTGCATGAGCCGATGTCGACCGGCCTCAAGGCCATCGACGCACTCATTCCGGTCGGCCGCGGCCAGCGCGAGCTCGTCATCGGCGACCGCCAGACCGGCAAGACCGCGATCATTCTCGACACGATCCTCAACCAGAAGGCCATTCACGACAACGGTCCGGAAGGTGACAAGCTCTATTGCGTCTACGTCGCCATCGGCCAGAAGCGCTCGACGGTCGCGCAGTTCGTCAAGGTGCTCGAAGAGCGCGGTGCGCTGCAGTATTCGATCATCGTCGCCGCGACCGCTTCCGATCCGGCGCCGATGCAGTACCTGGCGCCGTTCGCCGGCTGCACGATGGGCGAATATTTCCGCGACAACGGCAAGCACGCCCTGATCGGTTATGACGACCTTTCGAAGCAGGCCGTCGCCTACCGCCAGATGTCGCTGCTGCTCCGCCGTCCGCCGGGCCGCGAAGCCTATCCGGGCGACGTCTTCTACCTGCATTCGCGCCTGCTGGAGCGCGCTGCAAAGCTCAACGACGACAATGGCGCCGGCTCGCTGACGGCTCTGCCGGTCATCGAAACCCAGGGCAACGACGTGTCCGCGTTCATTCCGACCAACGTGATCTCGATCACCGACGGTCAGATCTTCCTTGAAACCGACCTGTTCTACCAGGGTATCCGTCCGGCCGTTAACGTCGGTCTGTCGGTTTCGCGCGTCGGTTCCGCCGCACAGATCAAGGCGATGAAGCAGGTCGCAGGCTCGATCAAGGGCGAACTGGCGCAGTACCGCGAAATGGCGGCCTTCGCGCAGTTCGGCTCGGACCTCGACGCCGCGACGCAGCGCCTCCTGAACCGCGGTGCCCGCCTGACCGAACTCCTGAAGCAGCCGCAGTTCTCGCCGCTGAAGACGGAAGAGCAGGTTGCGGTGATCTTCGCCGGCGTCAACGGCTACCTCGACAAGCTGCCCGTCAACCAGGTCAGCAAGTTCGAGCAGGGCCTGCTTTCCTATCTGCGTTCGGAAGGCAAGGACCTGCTGGAAGCCATCCGCAAGGAAAAGGCGATCTCGGACGACGTCAAGGGCAAGCTCAAGGCCGCAATCGACAGCTTCGCCAAGTCTTTCGCCTGA
- a CDS encoding GNAT family N-acetyltransferase — MARRDSASALAHFAEAVALVSQGRPGHIVDTLIAERGQKIVRHPLWPVMRPFLHTLLNYRKAIEFANSVANMPGFQAFEHLSSLLDLDIRVDKAERIPARGGFLLVSNHPTGIADGIAVFDLLKSRRPDMMFFANRDAIRVNPRFVEMVIPVEWREEYKSKLKARETLQVTNRAIEEGKATVLFPSGRIAYWADGRLNERPWKSSAVGFARKYNLPILPVHMSARNSGLFYWFAKWSTELRDMTVFHELLNKKGDLFDFRVGNLIPPEALDGDPMEVTRSLERHTVLELARDSDAVFNALPHFG; from the coding sequence ATGGCGAGACGTGATTCGGCGAGCGCGCTGGCGCATTTTGCAGAGGCAGTTGCGCTGGTCTCGCAGGGGCGGCCCGGTCATATCGTCGACACGCTGATCGCCGAGCGCGGCCAGAAGATCGTTCGCCATCCTCTGTGGCCGGTGATGCGGCCCTTTCTCCACACCTTGCTCAACTACCGCAAGGCGATCGAGTTCGCCAATTCCGTCGCCAATATGCCGGGCTTCCAGGCTTTCGAACACTTGAGCTCGCTGCTCGATCTCGACATCCGCGTCGACAAGGCGGAGCGGATTCCGGCACGAGGTGGATTTCTCCTCGTCAGCAACCACCCGACCGGCATCGCCGACGGCATTGCGGTTTTCGATCTCTTGAAGAGCCGCCGCCCCGACATGATGTTCTTCGCCAATCGCGACGCCATCCGCGTCAATCCACGTTTCGTCGAGATGGTCATCCCCGTCGAATGGCGCGAGGAATACAAGAGCAAGCTCAAGGCGCGCGAGACTTTGCAGGTCACCAACCGGGCGATTGAGGAAGGTAAGGCAACCGTGCTCTTTCCGTCCGGTCGCATCGCCTACTGGGCCGATGGGCGCCTCAATGAACGCCCCTGGAAAAGCTCTGCCGTCGGCTTTGCCCGCAAGTACAACCTGCCGATCCTGCCGGTGCATATGAGCGCGCGCAATTCCGGACTGTTCTATTGGTTCGCCAAATGGTCGACGGAACTGCGCGACATGACGGTGTTCCATGAGCTCCTGAACAAGAAGGGCGACCTTTTCGATTTTCGCGTCGGCAATCTCATCCCTCCGGAGGCGCTTGATGGCGACCCGATGGAAGTGACCCGCTCCCTCGAGCGCCATACGGTCCTCGAGCTTGCGCGCGATAGCGACGCCGTTTTCAACGCACTGCCCCATTTTGGCTAA
- the fsa gene encoding fructose-6-phosphate aldolase produces the protein MKFFVDTADVKEIRELNDLGLLDGVTTNPSLILKSGRDIVEVTKEICSIVEGPVSAEVTATEYSEMMKEAAALAKIADNICIKLPLTLDGLKACKALTSDGHHTNVTLCFSANQALLAAKAGATFVSPFIGRLDDIAVDGMDLIREIRHIFDNYGYETEILAASIRTVNHVKEAALIGADVVTAPPATLKALVKHPLTDKGLEMFLADWAKTGQKIG, from the coding sequence ATGAAATTTTTCGTTGATACCGCCGATGTGAAGGAAATCCGGGAACTGAACGATCTCGGCCTGCTCGACGGCGTCACCACCAACCCGTCGCTGATCCTGAAGTCGGGCCGCGACATCGTCGAAGTCACCAAGGAAATCTGCTCGATCGTCGAAGGCCCGGTTTCGGCCGAAGTCACGGCAACCGAATACAGCGAGATGATGAAGGAAGCGGCTGCTCTTGCGAAGATCGCCGACAATATCTGCATCAAGCTGCCGCTGACGCTTGACGGCTTGAAGGCCTGCAAGGCGCTGACCTCGGACGGCCACCACACCAACGTCACCCTTTGCTTCTCCGCCAACCAGGCGCTGCTCGCCGCGAAGGCCGGCGCGACCTTCGTTTCGCCCTTCATCGGCCGCCTCGACGACATTGCCGTCGACGGCATGGACCTGATCCGCGAAATCCGCCACATCTTCGACAACTACGGCTACGAGACGGAAATCCTTGCCGCCTCGATCCGCACCGTCAACCACGTCAAGGAAGCCGCCCTGATCGGCGCCGACGTGGTCACTGCCCCGCCGGCCACGCTGAAGGCGCTGGTCAAGCACCCGCTGACCGACAAGGGCCTGGAAATGTTCCTCGCCGACTGGGCCAAGACCGGCCAGAAGATCGGCTGA
- a CDS encoding TraB/GumN family protein: MMTMTRPVRDFAAKAADGLSWLIALMHVLLAASLLAALLSVSEAEAAEGDDCGGSNILAGLERSDPARLAAIRREADAVPNGKGLLWRIEGQGLAPSFLLGTMHVTDPRVLAMPAGGAEAYAGSRTVVVESDEIIDERKASAAIMMRPDLTMFADNRTINDFLEPKDRALLENGLKARGIPLPLVAKMKPWMIASFVALPACEFSRKAAGASFLDKKLAEDAVSQGKTLKGLESLVEQLSAMDSLPVEWHLRALIDTLALGKTIDDVLATMTDLYLAGDTGMIMPMMRSVAEKISPGDLGYADFEQRIIIDRNRIMSVRAEPILKQGNVFMAVGALHLPGKEGLVELLRQQGFTLTPVN, from the coding sequence ATGATGACGATGACCAGACCCGTTCGCGATTTCGCGGCCAAGGCGGCCGACGGCCTGTCGTGGCTGATCGCACTCATGCACGTGCTGTTGGCCGCAAGCCTCCTCGCAGCCTTGCTCTCCGTCTCGGAGGCCGAGGCCGCGGAAGGCGACGACTGCGGTGGCAGCAATATCCTCGCAGGTCTCGAGCGGTCCGATCCGGCCCGTCTGGCGGCGATACGCCGCGAGGCGGATGCCGTACCGAACGGCAAGGGCCTGCTCTGGAGGATCGAAGGGCAAGGATTGGCGCCGTCCTTCCTGCTCGGCACCATGCATGTGACCGATCCGCGCGTGCTGGCCATGCCCGCCGGCGGCGCGGAAGCCTATGCCGGATCGCGGACCGTCGTCGTCGAATCCGACGAGATCATCGACGAGAGAAAGGCGAGCGCCGCCATCATGATGCGCCCCGATCTCACCATGTTCGCCGACAACCGGACGATTAACGATTTCCTGGAGCCGAAGGACCGAGCACTTCTCGAAAACGGCCTCAAGGCGCGCGGCATTCCCCTGCCGCTGGTCGCCAAGATGAAGCCCTGGATGATCGCCAGCTTCGTCGCCCTGCCGGCCTGCGAATTCAGCCGCAAGGCTGCGGGCGCATCGTTCCTCGACAAGAAGCTCGCCGAGGATGCAGTGAGCCAGGGCAAGACGCTGAAGGGACTGGAAAGCCTGGTCGAGCAGCTTTCCGCGATGGATTCGCTTCCCGTCGAGTGGCATCTAAGGGCGCTGATCGACACGCTCGCGCTCGGCAAGACGATCGACGACGTGCTGGCGACGATGACCGACCTCTATCTCGCCGGCGACACCGGCATGATCATGCCGATGATGCGGTCGGTGGCCGAAAAGATCTCGCCCGGCGATCTCGGCTACGCCGATTTCGAGCAGCGAATCATCATCGATCGCAACCGGATCATGTCGGTGAGGGCTGAACCCATCCTGAAACAGGGCAACGTCTTCATGGCTGTCGGCGCGCTGCACTTGCCGGGCAAGGAAGGACTTGTCGAACTCCTGCGCCAGCAGGGCTTCACCCTCACGCCGGTCAACTGA
- a CDS encoding primosomal protein N' has product MTLDSTDLFGALFDRRVVPVLVPMPAPRPYSYAVPEGMAVEPGSIVQVPLGPRLVVGVVWDGLDDGTVDPKKLKEIEKVFDCPPLTCDMRAFLDWVASYTITPPGLVARMALRAPTAFDPEPMVEALRLTERRPERMTAARERVLATASDGFSWTRSGLAHAAGVSTGVIDGLAAQGVFETVFMPPPPVVAVPDPDFAAPRLEGPQKEAAADLLTTVEERKFSVSLIDGVTGSGKTEVYFEAVAATLRAGKQVLILLPEIALTASFLERFQDRFGAKPAEWHSDLAPRMREKVWRQVTTGQVRVVAGARSALFLPFEELGLIIVDEEHDPAYKQEDRVFYNARDMAVVRGRLSGFPVVLVSATPSVESRVNGEVGRYRPIHLPTRFGDAALPHLGIVDMRRHPPERGGFLSPVLLNQVGKAIGRGEQSLLFLNRRGYAPLTLCRVCGHRFQCPDCSSWLVEHRFRGQIQCHHCGYSERTPEACPECGTLDHLVACGPGVERIAEEVERHFPEARTIVLSSDLMGVKRLRLELEAIARGEADIVIGTQLVAKGHNFPMMTLVGIVDADLGLANGDPRAAERTFQLLSQVTGRAGRTGLKSLGLLQTYQPQHPVMQAIVSGDSDAFYDRETHERERAALPPFGRLASIIVSADTRSDAEGHARALRNAAPRVDGISVLGPAEAPLALIRGRHRFRLLVHGRRNSDMQSFVKAMIAGGPKERGSISVQLDVDPQSFL; this is encoded by the coding sequence ATGACGCTTGATTCAACCGATTTATTCGGCGCTCTCTTCGACCGCCGCGTGGTGCCCGTCCTGGTGCCGATGCCGGCACCGAGGCCCTATTCCTATGCGGTGCCAGAGGGCATGGCGGTCGAGCCGGGCTCGATCGTGCAGGTGCCGCTCGGGCCGCGGCTTGTCGTCGGCGTCGTCTGGGACGGCCTCGACGACGGCACAGTCGATCCGAAGAAGCTGAAGGAGATCGAGAAGGTCTTCGACTGCCCGCCGCTCACCTGCGACATGCGCGCCTTTCTCGATTGGGTGGCGTCCTATACGATCACGCCACCTGGCCTCGTCGCCCGCATGGCGCTGCGCGCGCCGACCGCCTTCGATCCCGAGCCGATGGTCGAAGCCTTGCGTCTGACCGAGCGGCGCCCTGAACGGATGACCGCCGCGCGCGAGCGCGTCCTTGCAACGGCCAGCGATGGCTTCTCCTGGACCCGCTCCGGCCTTGCCCACGCAGCCGGTGTTTCCACGGGAGTGATCGACGGACTTGCCGCACAGGGCGTGTTCGAAACGGTGTTCATGCCGCCGCCGCCGGTGGTCGCCGTACCCGATCCGGATTTCGCGGCGCCGCGCCTCGAGGGGCCGCAGAAGGAGGCCGCCGCCGACCTGCTCACGACCGTCGAAGAAAGAAAGTTTTCGGTCTCGCTGATCGATGGAGTCACCGGTTCCGGCAAGACCGAGGTCTATTTCGAGGCGGTCGCCGCGACGCTTAGGGCCGGCAAGCAGGTGCTGATCCTGCTTCCGGAGATCGCGCTCACCGCCAGTTTCCTCGAGCGTTTCCAGGATCGCTTCGGCGCCAAGCCGGCGGAGTGGCACTCCGACCTCGCGCCGCGCATGCGCGAAAAAGTGTGGCGGCAGGTGACGACCGGCCAGGTGCGCGTCGTCGCCGGCGCCCGCTCGGCGCTGTTTCTGCCCTTCGAGGAGCTCGGCCTGATCATCGTCGACGAGGAGCACGACCCTGCCTACAAGCAGGAGGACCGGGTCTTCTACAATGCCCGCGACATGGCAGTGGTGCGCGGGCGGCTCAGCGGCTTTCCGGTCGTACTCGTTTCCGCAACGCCTTCAGTCGAGAGCCGGGTGAACGGCGAGGTCGGCCGCTACAGGCCGATCCACCTGCCGACCCGTTTCGGCGATGCGGCGCTGCCGCATCTCGGCATCGTCGACATGCGCCGCCATCCACCGGAGCGCGGCGGCTTTCTCTCGCCGGTGCTCTTGAACCAGGTCGGCAAGGCGATCGGCCGCGGCGAGCAGTCACTCCTGTTCCTCAACCGCCGCGGCTACGCGCCGCTGACGCTCTGCCGCGTCTGCGGTCATCGCTTCCAGTGCCCGGACTGCTCGAGCTGGTTGGTCGAGCACCGCTTTCGCGGCCAGATCCAGTGCCATCATTGCGGTTATTCGGAACGCACCCCCGAGGCCTGCCCGGAATGCGGCACGCTCGATCACCTGGTCGCCTGCGGCCCGGGGGTCGAACGCATCGCCGAGGAGGTCGAGCGACATTTTCCCGAAGCCCGCACCATCGTCCTCTCCTCCGACCTGATGGGCGTCAAGCGGCTAAGGCTGGAACTGGAAGCAATCGCCCGCGGCGAGGCGGATATCGTCATTGGCACGCAGCTCGTCGCCAAGGGGCACAATTTCCCGATGATGACGCTGGTCGGCATCGTCGATGCCGATCTCGGCCTTGCCAATGGCGATCCTCGTGCGGCCGAGCGGACCTTTCAATTGCTGTCGCAGGTGACCGGGCGCGCGGGACGAACGGGCCTGAAGAGCCTCGGTCTGTTGCAGACCTATCAGCCGCAGCATCCGGTAATGCAGGCGATCGTGTCTGGTGATTCGGACGCCTTCTACGACCGCGAGACCCACGAGCGGGAACGGGCGGCGCTGCCGCCCTTCGGCAGGCTTGCCTCGATCATCGTCTCTGCCGACACGCGCAGCGATGCCGAGGGGCATGCACGCGCCTTGCGCAACGCCGCTCCGCGCGTCGACGGCATTTCGGTCCTCGGGCCGGCGGAAGCGCCGCTCGCACTGATCCGCGGCCGCCACCGATTCCGGCTGCTTGTCCACGGACGGCGCAACAGCGACATGCAGTCCTTCGTGAAGGCGATGATTGCGGGGGGGCCGAAAGAGCGCGGATCGATCAGCGTGCAGCTCGATGTCGATCCGCAGAGTTTTCTGTGA
- a CDS encoding DUF2867 domain-containing protein, whose translation MKPRSVAARLPNACLPGADWADCYELLFLGERMTAHEAARRALGSAPRWIRSLLALRNRVVAPLGLKAGAPSGDVSLVGAFPILSGSDREMVLGLDDRHLDFRIVVEVHDGPADSQVIGVTTLVRRRNLFGYFYLAAITPFHKAIVPALLAQVNEPARRPVS comes from the coding sequence ATGAAACCTCGCAGCGTTGCCGCCCGCTTGCCCAACGCCTGCCTGCCCGGGGCTGACTGGGCGGACTGCTATGAGCTTCTCTTTCTCGGCGAACGCATGACGGCGCATGAAGCGGCACGGCGGGCGCTTGGAAGCGCACCGCGCTGGATTCGCAGCCTCCTGGCCTTGCGCAATCGCGTCGTTGCGCCGCTCGGCCTCAAGGCCGGCGCCCCGTCCGGAGATGTCAGCCTCGTCGGTGCCTTCCCGATCCTCAGCGGCAGCGATCGAGAGATGGTCCTCGGCCTCGACGACCGGCATCTGGATTTCCGGATCGTCGTGGAGGTGCACGACGGGCCGGCCGACAGCCAGGTGATCGGCGTCACGACGCTGGTGCGCCGCAGGAACCTGTTCGGCTATTTCTATCTCGCCGCGATCACGCCCTTTCACAAGGCGATCGTTCCGGCCTTGCTCGCTCAAGTCAACGAACCGGCGCGCCGGCCGGTCAGTTGA
- a CDS encoding tyrosine recombinase XerC: protein MNELLVIGHPEVMAERQRWLANLAEERRLADKTIEAYERDTRQFLAFLTGHLAGPPRLADIRTLRPADLRGFLAQRRKAGAGARTLGRGLAGLRSFLRYLEKNGLANAAGAGAVRSPKQPKSLPKPLTDRDALKVVTADAQLAEEPWIVARNAAVLTLLYGCGLRISEALDLTPDDFSGAASLRVTGKGGKTRIVPLIAAAMEAVATYRKLCPYHIGSGEPLFRGARGAKLQPAIIQREMQKLRSALGLPDSATPHALRHSFATHLLAGGGDLRTIQELLGHASLSTTQVYTGVDSARLLEIYDRAHPRA, encoded by the coding sequence ATGAACGAACTTCTAGTGATAGGCCATCCCGAGGTGATGGCGGAGCGTCAGCGGTGGCTTGCAAACCTTGCCGAAGAACGCCGCCTGGCCGACAAGACGATCGAGGCCTATGAGCGGGACACGCGGCAATTCCTGGCCTTTCTAACCGGGCATCTCGCCGGACCGCCCCGGCTCGCAGATATCCGCACGCTCAGGCCGGCCGATCTGCGCGGCTTTCTCGCCCAGCGCCGCAAGGCCGGCGCCGGCGCGCGCACGCTTGGGCGCGGGCTTGCGGGGCTGCGCTCATTCCTGCGCTACCTCGAGAAAAACGGCCTTGCCAACGCCGCCGGCGCCGGTGCCGTGCGCTCGCCGAAACAGCCGAAGTCGCTGCCGAAGCCCTTGACCGATCGGGATGCCCTGAAGGTCGTGACGGCGGATGCGCAGCTTGCCGAGGAGCCGTGGATCGTCGCCCGCAACGCGGCCGTGCTCACCCTCCTCTACGGCTGCGGATTGCGCATATCGGAAGCGCTCGACCTGACGCCCGACGATTTTTCAGGGGCGGCGTCGCTGCGCGTCACCGGCAAGGGCGGCAAGACCCGGATCGTCCCGCTGATCGCCGCGGCGATGGAGGCGGTGGCGACTTACCGGAAACTCTGCCCCTATCATATTGGCTCTGGAGAGCCGCTCTTCCGCGGCGCTCGCGGCGCCAAGCTGCAGCCGGCGATCATCCAGCGCGAGATGCAGAAGCTGCGCTCTGCCCTTGGCCTTCCCGATTCGGCGACGCCGCATGCGCTGCGCCATTCCTTCGCGACTCATCTGCTCGCCGGCGGCGGAGATCTCCGCACCATCCAGGAACTGCTCGGCCATGCCAGTCTCTCGACGACGCAGGTCTATACCGGCGTCGATTCGGCACGGCTGCTGGAAATCTATGATCGAGCCCATCCGCGCGCCTAA
- a CDS encoding F0F1 ATP synthase subunit gamma codes for MPSLKDLKNRIASVKATQKITKAMKMVAAAKLRRAQEAAEAARPYSQRMAAVLANIAQAVGADDSVPQLMTGTGKDNTHLLVVCTAERGLCGGFNSQIARFARDHVRKLLAQGKTVKIICVGKKGFDILRREFASLIIDRVDLREVKKIGFENADRIGHKVIELFEKGEFDVCTLFYSEFKSVISQIPTAQQLIPASTDTVAAEADGASAIYEYEPDAAAILTDLIPRNISVQIFRALLENVAGEMGAKMSAMDNATRNAGEMINKLTLNYNRQRQAQITKELIEIISGAEAL; via the coding sequence ATGCCTTCACTTAAGGATCTGAAGAACCGGATCGCCTCCGTCAAGGCGACGCAGAAGATCACCAAGGCGATGAAGATGGTCGCCGCGGCCAAGCTTCGGCGTGCGCAGGAGGCGGCCGAGGCCGCCCGGCCCTATTCGCAGCGCATGGCTGCCGTTCTCGCCAATATCGCCCAGGCGGTCGGCGCGGACGACAGCGTGCCACAGCTGATGACGGGCACCGGCAAGGACAACACGCACCTGTTGGTCGTCTGCACGGCTGAACGCGGCCTCTGCGGCGGCTTCAACTCGCAGATCGCCCGGTTTGCCCGCGATCACGTGCGCAAGCTGCTCGCCCAGGGCAAGACGGTCAAGATCATCTGCGTCGGCAAGAAGGGGTTCGATATCCTGCGGCGGGAATTCGCGTCGCTGATCATCGACCGCGTCGACCTGCGCGAGGTCAAGAAGATCGGCTTTGAGAACGCCGACCGGATCGGTCACAAGGTCATCGAACTTTTCGAAAAGGGCGAGTTCGACGTCTGCACCTTGTTCTATTCCGAGTTCAAGTCCGTCATTTCGCAGATTCCGACCGCCCAGCAGCTGATCCCCGCCTCGACCGACACGGTTGCTGCCGAGGCAGACGGCGCATCAGCGATCTACGAATACGAACCGGACGCTGCGGCCATCCTCACCGATCTCATTCCGCGCAACATTTCCGTCCAGATCTTCAGGGCGTTGCTCGAGAACGTCGCCGGCGAAATGGGCGCCAAGATGAGTGCCATGGACAATGCGACGCGCAATGCCGGTGAAATGATCAACAAGCTGACGCTCAACTACAACCGTCAGCGGCAGGCGCAGATCACCAAGGAACTCATTGAAATCATCTCTGGCGCGGAAGCGCTCTAA
- a CDS encoding AGROH133_08824 family phage infection protein, with amino-acid sequence MEFYIPTETGEFLAFCAAGAAMLIGLVMLFAPRLAFRAAGIGIAEGRRGGLAEARSTMGGMHVGLGLGAILLAQPMVYLAVGAAFALAAFGRILSMMSDNGATLFNWSALVVQTALAILPLAYVFGFI; translated from the coding sequence ATGGAGTTCTACATCCCGACGGAAACCGGGGAGTTCCTGGCTTTTTGCGCGGCGGGGGCGGCGATGCTGATCGGTCTCGTCATGCTCTTCGCGCCGCGTCTCGCCTTTCGCGCCGCCGGTATCGGCATTGCCGAGGGACGGCGCGGTGGGCTGGCGGAGGCGCGCTCCACCATGGGCGGCATGCATGTGGGTCTCGGCCTCGGCGCCATCCTGCTTGCCCAGCCGATGGTCTATCTCGCCGTCGGGGCCGCCTTTGCGCTCGCGGCGTTCGGCCGCATATTGTCGATGATGAGCGACAACGGCGCGACGCTTTTCAACTGGTCAGCACTCGTCGTCCAGACGGCGCTTGCGATCCTGCCGCTTGCTTATGTTTTCGGGTTCATCTGA